A genomic window from Candidatus Bathyarchaeota archaeon includes:
- a CDS encoding ribonucleoprotein produces the protein MEPSRKPLNALIKQMHSFVAIVLKNGVEYRGTMVRCDSHMNVLLEKATERVNDKLTANYGSILLRGNNILYICVDMPPEK, from the coding sequence TTGGAACCAAGTAGAAAACCTTTGAATGCGTTAATCAAACAGATGCACAGTTTCGTAGCTATTGTCCTAAAAAATGGAGTAGAATACAGAGGCACCATGGTCCGTTGCGACAGCCACATGAACGTGCTACTAGAAAAAGCAACCGAACGAGTCAACGACAAATTGACCGCCAACTACGGAAGCATCCTCCTACGAGGAAACAACATACTGTACATTTGTGTCGACATGCCCCCTGAAAAATAA
- a CDS encoding nucleotidyltransferase family protein → MDKVKGIVLCGGKGTRLRPLTHYIQKTMVPVGLKQKPLLEYVVMLFKRHGIKDMVFLVNYKSEQITNYFEDGSRFGVNITYVKDDPNSKGTAGALLTAYNQGAVNKDETLLVYYGDIVTDMDLSELLDYHTSNKAWTTVALSSGFKVRVGVASLDDNSKIIGFEEKPVLKKPVSIGISVLKGQLLEVMKQLKGDNPELDFMGEVLPHLLKEEKPVYGYVSPAFWYDVLSIEAYEKLDQKLVDDLFKDILG, encoded by the coding sequence ATGGATAAAGTCAAAGGAATTGTTCTATGTGGAGGAAAAGGTACACGCCTCAGACCTCTTACTCATTATATTCAAAAAACAATGGTTCCAGTGGGACTAAAACAAAAACCCCTTCTAGAATATGTTGTTATGCTGTTCAAGCGTCACGGCATTAAAGATATGGTGTTTTTAGTAAACTACAAGTCAGAGCAGATAACTAACTACTTTGAAGACGGCTCCAGATTTGGAGTAAACATCACATACGTCAAAGATGACCCAAATTCAAAAGGAACCGCGGGAGCATTATTAACTGCATACAACCAAGGAGCAGTCAACAAAGATGAAACCTTGCTTGTGTATTATGGAGACATAGTAACAGACATGGACCTTTCAGAACTACTAGATTACCACACCAGCAACAAAGCTTGGACCACCGTTGCATTGTCTTCAGGTTTCAAAGTTAGAGTTGGCGTAGCAAGTCTAGATGATAACTCAAAGATTATTGGATTTGAAGAAAAACCAGTTTTGAAAAAGCCAGTAAGTATTGGCATTTCAGTATTGAAAGGCCAATTACTTGAAGTAATGAAACAACTAAAAGGAGACAATCCTGAACTGGATTTTATGGGAGAAGTTTTGCCCCATTTACTAAAAGAGGAAAAGCCAGTTTATGGTTATGTTTCACCCGCTTTCTGGTACGATGTTTTGAGTATAGAAGCTTACGAAAAACTGGACCAAAAACTAGTAGACGACCTATTTAAGGACATTTTGGGCTAA
- a CDS encoding transcriptional regulator codes for MVSKDQAIGWIIFLVCAIIALGYTVSMIWPSEVTDLLGWNMGSQTFRLYLVAVPVLIAFVAVLAIGAWIGWTMGTTPPPRPIEDIETESSD; via the coding sequence ATGGTTAGTAAAGATCAAGCCATCGGATGGATTATTTTTCTGGTCTGTGCAATAATTGCACTTGGTTACACTGTTAGCATGATTTGGCCAAGCGAAGTAACTGACTTACTTGGATGGAACATGGGATCACAAACATTCAGACTATACTTGGTTGCAGTTCCAGTATTGATCGCTTTCGTTGCAGTGTTAGCTATCGGTGCATGGATTGGCTGGACAATGGGAACCACTCCACCTCCTAGACCAATCGAAGACATTGAAACCGAAAGCTCAGACTAA
- a CDS encoding adenosylhomocysteinase: MADYKVKDINLAPQGALLVEWATEHMPVLAQIRSRFEKEKPLKGITIGACLHVTKETAVLALTLKAGGATVALCGSNPLSTQDEVAAYLATKGINVYAWRDQPTDDYFWCINQVLDYKPQVTMDDGADVVGILHKERKDLINNVIGGTEETTTGVIRLRAMEQDNALKYPIIAVNDAYTKYLFDNRYGTGQSTIDGILRATSVLIAGKYFVVAGYGWCGRGLAMRAKGMGAKVIVTEVDATKALEAVMDGFLVMPMDEAAELGDIFVTLTGNTSVIRKEHMEKMKDGAIVANSGHFNVEIDIQDLEKIAKSKRTLRPNLEEYTLQDGKRIHLLAEGRLVNLASAEGHPSEVMDMSFANQALNAEYLVKNKGLEIKVYRVPQEIDELVAGLKLQALGVSIDELTEKQKKYLATWDEGTI; the protein is encoded by the coding sequence ATGGCAGATTACAAAGTTAAAGACATAAACTTGGCTCCTCAAGGAGCATTACTTGTTGAATGGGCAACAGAACATATGCCTGTTTTGGCTCAAATCAGAAGCAGATTTGAGAAAGAAAAACCCCTGAAAGGAATTACCATTGGGGCTTGTTTGCATGTAACCAAAGAAACTGCAGTTTTGGCGTTAACCCTTAAAGCTGGAGGCGCAACCGTTGCATTATGTGGCTCAAACCCGTTATCCACCCAAGATGAAGTGGCAGCATACCTTGCAACTAAAGGAATTAACGTTTATGCGTGGCGTGACCAACCTACTGACGATTACTTCTGGTGCATAAACCAAGTTTTGGACTACAAACCCCAAGTCACCATGGACGATGGCGCAGATGTCGTAGGAATCTTGCACAAAGAACGAAAAGATCTCATAAATAACGTAATCGGAGGAACAGAAGAAACCACCACTGGAGTCATTCGCCTACGAGCCATGGAACAAGATAATGCCCTCAAATATCCAATCATCGCAGTTAATGATGCTTACACAAAATACCTCTTTGACAACCGTTACGGTACTGGACAAAGCACCATCGACGGCATACTCAGGGCTACAAGCGTGCTGATTGCAGGCAAATACTTTGTCGTCGCAGGATACGGCTGGTGTGGACGAGGACTAGCCATGCGAGCAAAAGGCATGGGCGCAAAAGTAATTGTTACCGAGGTAGACGCAACAAAAGCTTTGGAAGCAGTAATGGACGGCTTTCTAGTAATGCCCATGGATGAAGCAGCAGAACTTGGAGACATTTTTGTTACCCTCACAGGAAACACCAGCGTCATCCGAAAGGAACACATGGAAAAAATGAAAGACGGCGCCATAGTTGCCAACAGCGGCCACTTTAACGTTGAAATCGACATTCAAGATCTCGAAAAAATAGCCAAATCCAAAAGAACTCTACGACCAAACCTAGAAGAGTATACCTTGCAAGATGGAAAGAGAATTCATTTACTTGCTGAAGGTCGATTGGTCAATCTTGCGTCTGCAGAAGGACATCCTTCTGAAGTTATGGACATGTCTTTTGCAAATCAAGCCCTGAATGCTGAATACTTGGTAAAAAACAAAGGATTAGAAATTAAGGTTTATCGTGTTCCTCAGGAAATCGATGAGTTAGTTGCAGGTCTGAAATTGCAAGCCTTAGGCGTAAGTATTGACGAATTAACAGAAAAACAGAAAAAATACCTAGCAACATGGGATGAAGGAACTATCTGA
- a CDS encoding peptidylprolyl isomerase has protein sequence MSNKVHCAHILVKTEKEVNAVLERLKKGEKFTAIAKDVSQCPSKKRGGDLGTFGRGQMVKEFETAAFALEKGQISGIVKTQFGYHIIKRLE, from the coding sequence ATGTCAAACAAAGTTCATTGTGCACACATTCTAGTAAAAACAGAAAAAGAAGTAAACGCAGTCCTAGAACGACTTAAAAAAGGCGAAAAATTCACAGCCATCGCAAAAGACGTGTCCCAGTGCCCCTCCAAAAAACGTGGTGGAGACCTAGGAACCTTTGGAAGAGGACAAATGGTCAAAGAATTCGAGACAGCAGCCTTTGCATTAGAAAAAGGACAAATCTCGGGAATCGTCAAAACACAGTTTGGATATCATATAATCAAGCGGCTCGAGTAA
- a CDS encoding DUF3800 domain-containing protein, with protein sequence MYLLYLDESSDPSSWAEHNHFVIAGIGVYEFEIENLRKKLVEIQRKYFPEIKIPMIFHATEIHSGKKRYRNFPKEKRMALLKELYEIIQNEKFPKIAIFGAVLGIESAKNAYEDRSSTFEEVISGFNTFLVEGYRTQRSKRTGYGNKGLIIIDKNREEQYKQLLDTFQEEGTRYGYLANIVDIPYFARCKDTTMLQLADLCSYAIFRFFERNDDTYLKMIEPRIYRTNSGRMFGLKHITNGDCNCLSCANQKIVYTVKIDEEMGFGVNL encoded by the coding sequence ATGTATTTACTGTATCTAGATGAATCAAGTGACCCATCTTCATGGGCTGAACATAATCATTTTGTCATTGCAGGTATAGGTGTATACGAGTTTGAAATAGAAAATCTGAGAAAAAAACTTGTTGAAATACAGAGAAAATATTTCCCTGAAATTAAAATTCCAATGATTTTTCATGCTACCGAAATTCATTCGGGCAAGAAAAGATATAGAAATTTTCCTAAAGAAAAACGGATGGCACTTTTAAAAGAATTGTATGAAATAATACAAAATGAAAAATTTCCAAAAATAGCAATTTTTGGGGCAGTATTAGGAATAGAAAGCGCAAAAAATGCTTATGAAGATCGTAGTAGCACTTTCGAGGAAGTAATTTCTGGATTCAATACCTTTCTAGTGGAAGGATACCGAACCCAACGTAGTAAAAGGACAGGATACGGTAACAAGGGATTGATAATTATTGATAAAAATCGCGAAGAACAATATAAACAGCTTCTTGATACCTTCCAAGAAGAAGGAACAAGGTATGGATATCTAGCTAATATTGTTGACATACCATATTTTGCCCGATGCAAAGATACAACGATGCTACAACTTGCAGATTTATGCTCATACGCAATATTTCGATTTTTTGAAAGAAATGATGATACATATCTAAAGATGATTGAACCGCGAATTTACCGAACAAATAGTGGAAGAATGTTTGGGTTAAAGCATATTACAAATGGCGATTGCAATTGCTTGTCATGTGCTAACCAAAAAATTGTTTATACAGTAAAAATAGATGAAGAAATGGGTTTTGGTGTTAATCTGTAA
- the thiT gene encoding energy-coupled thiamine transporter ThiT, protein MQKNSFSTKVIAETVVFVALATVLSNIKIFSLPQGGSVTAASMVPILWLALRRGPKVGLFGALMYGLIQAVFDPFIVHPAQMLFDYPIAFGLLGIAGFFQKRPFIGVTLGIIGRFVAHYFSGIIFFAEFAEGNPLVYSAVYNGGYLIVELVISIYIIYMLKRSKVLEIYM, encoded by the coding sequence ATACAAAAAAATAGTTTTTCAACAAAAGTAATAGCAGAAACCGTTGTTTTTGTGGCTCTTGCCACGGTTTTAAGTAACATCAAAATTTTTAGCCTTCCACAAGGAGGTTCAGTAACTGCAGCTTCAATGGTGCCGATTTTGTGGTTGGCTCTGCGCAGAGGACCAAAAGTTGGGTTGTTTGGGGCTCTAATGTATGGTTTGATTCAAGCAGTGTTTGATCCGTTCATTGTTCATCCTGCTCAAATGTTGTTTGACTATCCAATCGCTTTTGGTTTACTGGGGATTGCAGGTTTTTTCCAGAAACGTCCCTTTATTGGTGTAACTTTGGGAATAATCGGCAGATTTGTTGCCCATTATTTTTCGGGTATAATCTTTTTTGCTGAATTCGCTGAAGGCAATCCTTTAGTTTACTCTGCAGTGTACAACGGCGGCTACTTGATAGTGGAACTTGTAATAAGCATATACATCATATACATGTTAAAACGAAGCAAAGTGCTTGAAATTTACATGTAA
- a CDS encoding MBL fold metallo-hydrolase — protein MEGAELVFLGTGGGRFVTITQKRRTGGFRLLTQTENIHVDPGPGALIYSLESGLNPQKLKAVLISHRHPDHYANAEVLVESMTRGMLKKRGTLAAPTNILAGDSQAGPPISLYHQKMIKQTVSVKPGVNFKVGNIKIVTTQTKHTDPETVGFKFDIPEVGTIGYTADTEYFEEIKEEYKGVKLLILSVMRPNGSPWTGHMTPKEAALIAEAVKPEMVVATHFGLKMIYSGPAYEIKYIEQKTGVPAVAAFDGMKLKIGKKITIGKLNRPQQNIEDFLKRQTK, from the coding sequence ATGGAAGGAGCAGAGCTGGTCTTTTTAGGAACAGGAGGCGGAAGGTTCGTAACTATCACCCAAAAAAGGCGAACAGGAGGATTCCGGCTCCTAACACAAACAGAAAACATACACGTGGACCCCGGACCAGGAGCTCTTATCTACTCTTTAGAATCGGGATTAAACCCCCAAAAACTTAAAGCAGTATTAATTTCTCATCGGCACCCTGACCATTACGCCAACGCCGAGGTTCTAGTTGAATCCATGACCCGGGGAATGCTCAAAAAACGAGGAACTTTAGCGGCACCAACAAACATTCTAGCAGGAGACAGCCAAGCCGGACCGCCAATCTCATTGTATCATCAAAAGATGATAAAACAAACAGTAAGCGTGAAACCAGGCGTCAACTTCAAGGTTGGAAACATAAAAATCGTTACTACACAAACTAAACACACAGACCCGGAAACAGTCGGGTTCAAGTTTGACATCCCAGAAGTCGGAACAATAGGATACACCGCAGACACAGAATATTTTGAAGAAATCAAAGAAGAATACAAAGGTGTTAAACTGCTCATTCTTTCAGTAATGCGCCCCAACGGAAGTCCATGGACTGGACACATGACCCCCAAAGAAGCCGCATTAATTGCTGAGGCAGTGAAACCAGAAATGGTTGTTGCAACTCATTTTGGCCTGAAAATGATTTACAGCGGACCTGCTTATGAAATAAAATACATCGAACAAAAAACTGGAGTTCCAGCAGTTGCAGCCTTTGATGGAATGAAACTGAAAATAGGCAAAAAAATCACCATAGGAAAACTTAACAGACCCCAACAAAACATCGAAGATTTCCTGAAACGACAAACAAAATGA
- the pyrH gene encoding UMP kinase yields MKIIVRIGGSVVVSPLDPSMINCYLTVLRDFKNQGHQVVAVVGGGKLAREFIKVAKYVHLENDQQDWAAIHVSRLFAQLFTLGLADDGCGKVPTTLDEAEECVNTGKIVVMGGLHPGITTDAVAALVGERIKADILVKCSNVSAIYTKDPNKYPDAKRLDKISFEELGNLLEAKEHQPGINQVIDPEAVKILGRIKLKTIVVNGHDPGYVVYAVQGRHIGTVIE; encoded by the coding sequence ATGAAAATTATTGTTCGAATTGGCGGCTCAGTTGTGGTTTCCCCTCTTGATCCCTCTATGATAAACTGTTACCTAACTGTATTACGGGATTTCAAAAATCAAGGACACCAAGTGGTCGCAGTTGTAGGCGGCGGCAAATTAGCTCGAGAATTCATAAAAGTAGCAAAATATGTGCACCTAGAAAACGACCAGCAAGACTGGGCAGCAATTCATGTTTCCCGCCTTTTTGCTCAACTCTTCACCTTAGGGTTAGCAGATGACGGCTGTGGAAAAGTTCCTACCACCTTGGATGAAGCAGAAGAATGCGTAAACACAGGCAAAATTGTTGTAATGGGGGGTTTGCATCCTGGAATCACAACCGATGCTGTTGCAGCATTGGTTGGCGAGCGCATAAAAGCAGATATCTTGGTAAAATGTTCAAACGTGAGTGCAATCTACACCAAAGACCCCAACAAGTATCCTGACGCAAAACGCCTCGACAAAATTAGTTTTGAAGAACTAGGAAACCTGCTTGAAGCCAAAGAACACCAACCCGGAATTAATCAGGTCATTGACCCCGAAGCAGTAAAGATTCTAGGCAGAATCAAACTCAAAACTATCGTAGTAAACGGTCACGACCCTGGCTACGTTGTATATGCAGTTCAGGGGCGACACATCGGAACAGTAATCGAATAA